One region of Flavobacterium sp. GSB-24 genomic DNA includes:
- a CDS encoding PDDEXK nuclease domain-containing protein, with protein MLKNHSIIPDIKAIIETSKERAIRAVDNERTAMYWSIGKRIFEEEQQGKERADYGAYLIKYLAEELQPQYGTGFSIRQLERYRQFYRTFPIASALRTQLSWTQYKLLISIANQEKREFYIAESVKNNWTSRQLERQINSSLFERLLISSDQKSILAVAQNEKLPSDAREIIKDPMYLEFLGLKREAAYYEKDLEKAIITHLQEFLLEIGNGFSFVSRQKRIHIDGDEFFVDMVLYNRLLQCFVLIEIKTHKLIHQDIGQLQMYVNYYDRIEKNDNENPTIGILLCADKNDGVVKFTLPENNKSIIASQYHLYLPTEEQLLEEVKKELANFEEDKK; from the coding sequence ATGCTAAAAAACCATTCCATAATTCCTGATATAAAAGCAATAATTGAAACTTCAAAAGAACGCGCAATTAGAGCTGTCGACAATGAAAGAACTGCGATGTATTGGTCGATCGGAAAACGAATTTTCGAGGAAGAACAGCAGGGAAAAGAAAGAGCCGACTATGGCGCTTATTTAATTAAATATCTTGCAGAAGAATTACAGCCGCAATACGGAACTGGCTTTTCAATAAGGCAATTAGAAAGATACCGCCAATTTTACAGAACTTTTCCAATTGCGTCCGCACTGCGGACGCAATTGAGCTGGACACAATACAAACTTCTGATATCCATTGCTAATCAGGAAAAAAGAGAGTTCTATATTGCCGAAAGTGTTAAAAACAATTGGACATCACGCCAGCTGGAGCGACAGATAAACAGCAGTCTATTTGAACGACTCTTAATAAGCAGTGATCAAAAAAGTATACTAGCTGTTGCACAAAATGAAAAACTGCCTTCAGATGCCCGCGAAATCATAAAGGATCCTATGTATTTAGAATTCTTGGGCTTAAAACGCGAAGCTGCATACTATGAAAAAGATCTGGAAAAGGCAATTATCACTCATCTTCAGGAGTTCTTATTAGAAATTGGAAATGGTTTTTCATTTGTTTCTAGACAAAAAAGAATACATATTGATGGAGATGAATTTTTTGTAGACATGGTTTTGTACAATCGATTACTTCAGTGTTTTGTTTTGATAGAAATTAAAACTCACAAACTTATCCATCAGGATATTGGACAATTGCAGATGTATGTCAATTATTATGACCGCATTGAAAAAAACGACAACGAAAACCCTACTATAGGAATATTGCTGTGTGCTGATAAAAATGACGGAGTAGTTAAATTCACATTACCTGAAAACAACAAAAGTATAATTGCAAGCCAGTATCATTTATACCTTCCGACTGAAGAGCAACTACTTGAAGAAGTCAAGAAAGAACTGGCAAATTTCGAAGAAGACAAAAAATGA
- a CDS encoding site-specific integrase: protein MLKVIFYQKSDRVNKNGESPIYARLSYNDKQISMSTGQAISKERWASTNNLRNQLKIEKEIVIKNLLDLFQLNVAKKFTELFRIDPEVNLQLLKAELTGKDKIDQSQGSTIIVILDTYILFFSKRVNSGERAPASLQKYKRAKDLLLSFINSNYKKEDMPSSELSSSFVFKLEQFLKYESSFKDQTGIKNNSVVKYMKMYKTACNYAIKMDLIIKNPFNIYDGRLSVKDAVFLTQQELNTIESKIFQTPRLEKVKDIFLFSCYTGYAPIDALELTERNLSEDSNGNLWIMTSRAKTAIRANVPVLPTVEKIIFKYKNQQKGLIPKISNQKMNAYLKEIADVCGINKHLTWYVARHTFATTVTLGNGVRLENVSAMMGHTNTKQTQHYAKVLDVNIMEDMEKLKSKFR, encoded by the coding sequence ATGTTAAAAGTAATTTTTTACCAGAAATCCGACAGAGTAAACAAGAACGGCGAATCTCCAATCTATGCCCGTTTGAGTTACAATGACAAACAAATTTCAATGTCAACCGGACAAGCCATTTCAAAAGAAAGATGGGCCAGCACCAATAACCTTAGAAACCAGCTTAAAATTGAAAAGGAAATAGTAATCAAAAACCTGCTTGATCTTTTCCAGCTCAATGTTGCCAAAAAATTTACTGAACTATTCAGAATCGATCCTGAGGTCAACCTTCAATTATTAAAAGCTGAACTGACAGGAAAAGACAAAATCGACCAGTCTCAAGGCTCTACCATAATTGTGATTTTGGACACTTATATCTTATTTTTCAGCAAAAGAGTCAACTCAGGAGAACGTGCTCCGGCTTCATTGCAGAAGTACAAAAGGGCAAAAGACCTGCTTCTGAGTTTCATCAATAGCAACTATAAAAAGGAAGACATGCCGTCATCTGAACTATCCAGCTCATTTGTCTTTAAACTGGAACAGTTCCTTAAATATGAGAGCAGTTTTAAAGATCAGACAGGCATAAAAAACAATTCGGTGGTAAAATATATGAAAATGTACAAAACTGCCTGCAATTACGCCATCAAGATGGATTTGATCATAAAAAATCCATTCAATATATATGACGGCAGACTGAGTGTCAAAGATGCTGTTTTCCTTACCCAGCAGGAACTGAACACAATCGAGAGCAAAATATTTCAGACGCCGCGTCTGGAAAAAGTTAAGGACATATTTCTTTTCAGCTGCTATACAGGATATGCACCCATCGACGCCTTGGAACTCACTGAAAGAAACTTATCCGAAGATTCAAATGGAAATTTATGGATTATGACCAGCAGGGCAAAAACTGCAATTAGGGCCAATGTACCGGTACTACCTACGGTTGAGAAAATTATTTTTAAATATAAAAACCAGCAGAAAGGTCTTATTCCCAAAATTTCAAACCAGAAAATGAATGCCTATCTGAAGGAAATTGCCGATGTCTGTGGCATAAATAAACACCTTACTTGGTATGTTGCCAGACATACTTTTGCCACCACTGTCACTTTAGGAAATGGGGTAAGACTGGAAAATGTATCTGCAATGATGGGACATACCAACACTAAACAAACCCAGCATTACGCAAAAGTTTTGGATGTGAACATAATGGAAGACATGGAAAAACTGAAATCTAAATTTAGGTAA
- a CDS encoding acyl-CoA thioesterase gives MGTIEERIQKSETRIFKAVFPSTTNHYDTLFGGTALHLMDEVAFICATRFSRKKVVTISTGQIDFKKAIPAGTLIELVAKVDSVGRTSCKIHVDIFMEQMYSELRETVVSGTFSFVAVDENKKPTPILDDLD, from the coding sequence ATGGGGACAATAGAAGAAAGAATTCAGAAATCTGAGACACGTATATTCAAAGCCGTTTTTCCAAGCACAACTAACCATTATGATACTTTATTTGGAGGAACTGCACTTCATTTAATGGATGAAGTTGCTTTCATTTGCGCAACACGCTTTAGCCGTAAAAAAGTTGTTACAATATCTACAGGACAAATTGACTTTAAAAAAGCAATTCCGGCCGGTACTTTAATCGAATTAGTTGCAAAAGTAGACAGCGTTGGAAGAACCAGCTGTAAAATCCATGTTGATATTTTTATGGAACAAATGTATTCTGAGCTTCGCGAAACGGTAGTTTCGGGAACTTTTTCTTTTGTTGCAGTTGATGAGAACAAAAAACCGACCCCGATTTTGGACGATTTGGATTAA
- the ribB gene encoding 3,4-dihydroxy-2-butanone-4-phosphate synthase, translated as MSTTKIQLNTIEEAIEDIRQGKVIIVVDDEDRENEGDFLAAAEKITPEMINFMATHGRGLICTPLTESRCKELDLRAMVTNNTDHMETAFTVSVDLKGNGVTTGISAADRSKTVEALVDPNTKPHDLARPGHIFPLIAKQGGVLRRTGHTEAAIDFARLAGFKPAGVICEILNEDGTMSRLPELIKVAQKFNLKLVSIEDLVAYRMQHDSLIVKKEDFDIETRFGTFRLRAYEQTTNKQIHIALTKGTWSSGEPILTRIHSSQVNNDLLGTLTNNAEQQLDEMFKVINENGKGAVIFINQDMTAVNLLNRISELKSLQSQGTLKAPKVIIDSKDYGIGAQILHDIDISKIRLVSNTEQTKRVGMIGYGLEITEYVNY; from the coding sequence ATGTCAACAACAAAAATACAACTGAATACCATTGAAGAAGCTATAGAAGATATTCGTCAAGGTAAAGTAATCATTGTAGTCGATGATGAAGATCGTGAAAATGAAGGTGATTTTTTAGCAGCAGCTGAAAAAATAACACCTGAAATGATCAATTTTATGGCTACCCACGGACGCGGTTTAATCTGTACACCATTGACAGAAAGCCGTTGTAAAGAACTAGACCTTCGTGCCATGGTTACTAACAATACAGATCATATGGAAACTGCTTTTACAGTTTCTGTTGATTTAAAAGGAAATGGAGTTACAACTGGAATTTCGGCTGCCGACCGTTCAAAAACAGTTGAAGCTTTGGTTGATCCTAATACAAAACCACACGATTTAGCTCGTCCTGGTCATATTTTTCCTTTGATCGCTAAACAAGGCGGTGTTTTAAGAAGAACAGGCCATACCGAAGCTGCAATTGATTTTGCTCGTCTAGCAGGTTTTAAACCAGCTGGTGTAATCTGTGAAATCTTAAACGAAGATGGAACAATGTCTCGTTTACCTGAATTGATAAAAGTGGCGCAGAAATTTAATTTGAAATTAGTTTCGATTGAAGATTTGGTTGCTTACAGAATGCAGCACGATAGTTTGATCGTTAAAAAAGAAGATTTTGATATCGAAACTCGTTTTGGAACTTTTCGTTTGAGAGCTTACGAGCAGACTACCAATAAACAAATTCATATTGCATTAACAAAAGGAACGTGGAGTTCTGGAGAACCTATATTAACTAGAATCCACTCTAGTCAGGTAAATAATGATTTATTAGGAACATTGACTAATAATGCAGAACAGCAATTAGACGAAATGTTTAAAGTGATTAATGAAAACGGAAAAGGTGCTGTTATTTTTATCAATCAAGATATGACCGCTGTTAATCTTCTAAACAGAATTTCAGAACTTAAATCACTCCAATCGCAAGGAACATTAAAAGCTCCAAAAGTTATTATTGACAGCAAAGACTACGGAATTGGCGCTCAAATCCTTCATGATATTGATATTTCTAAAATTAGATTAGTTTCGAATACAGAGCAAACAAAACGTGTTGGTATGATTGGTTACGGACTTGAAATTACAGAATACGTTAATTACTAA
- a CDS encoding LptF/LptG family permease, translating to MKILDKYLLKTFLLTFTTVFVILFFIFILQTVWLFISELAGKDLDLILVVKFLLFSMPRIIPLVLPLSVLLASIMTFGNLAENYEFAAMKSSGISLQRAMRVLIIFIFVLSIVAFWFANNVIPYAEYKFVNFRKNIAQAKPAMAIAEGQFNDVGFYNIKVNKKTGENGNHLTGVTIHEKPNNMGENKTVIKSKTGELVSSEQSSILKLILNDGYYYQDVTPKKYEDRAKLPFIKGKFKKQIINIDLSELNKVDDSKESIAGTNAMLNVNELRYTLDSLNKNLDNEIISFSENINQRVGIRKAPPVAVKKDFKKKQLPNDLMSMYSNKDQVDILKMAASTVTSNIYSIETTQKDLKDKQREINKHLSAFYEKFVIAFACFLMFFIGAPLGAIIRKGGLGLPIVFAVLIFITFHFINTFGKRLSQEGGMTPFMGSWMSSFILLPLAVLLTYRATNDNGLINFDAITTPISQLFQKISERFSPAQKQQ from the coding sequence TTGAAAATTCTAGACAAATACTTATTAAAAACATTCTTACTTACATTTACTACGGTATTTGTAATCTTATTTTTCATATTCATACTTCAAACAGTATGGCTATTTATATCAGAACTAGCAGGTAAAGATCTCGACTTAATATTGGTTGTGAAATTCCTGCTTTTTTCTATGCCTCGTATTATACCACTGGTTTTACCCTTATCGGTTTTATTGGCCTCTATTATGACTTTCGGAAACTTAGCCGAAAACTATGAGTTTGCCGCAATGAAATCGTCAGGGATTTCGCTGCAGAGAGCGATGCGAGTCTTAATTATTTTTATTTTCGTTTTAAGTATTGTTGCATTTTGGTTTGCCAACAATGTTATTCCTTACGCTGAATATAAATTTGTCAACTTTAGAAAAAATATAGCACAAGCTAAACCTGCAATGGCGATTGCTGAGGGTCAGTTTAACGATGTTGGCTTCTATAATATTAAGGTTAATAAAAAAACAGGCGAAAACGGAAATCATCTTACAGGAGTAACCATTCATGAAAAGCCTAATAATATGGGCGAAAACAAAACAGTTATAAAATCTAAAACTGGCGAACTGGTAAGCAGCGAGCAGTCTAGTATTTTAAAACTGATTTTAAATGATGGTTATTATTATCAAGATGTCACTCCAAAAAAATACGAAGATCGCGCTAAACTTCCTTTTATAAAAGGAAAGTTCAAAAAACAGATCATCAACATAGATTTATCGGAATTAAACAAAGTGGATGACAGCAAGGAAAGTATCGCTGGTACAAATGCAATGTTGAATGTTAATGAATTACGATACACATTAGATTCATTAAACAAAAACTTAGACAACGAAATTATTTCTTTTTCAGAGAATATAAATCAGCGTGTCGGAATTAGAAAAGCTCCTCCAGTAGCAGTAAAAAAAGATTTTAAGAAAAAACAACTTCCTAACGATCTTATGTCAATGTATTCTAACAAAGACCAAGTAGACATTTTAAAAATGGCTGCAAGCACTGTTACAAGTAATATTTATTCGATAGAAACTACTCAAAAAGATTTAAAGGACAAACAACGTGAAATCAACAAACATTTAAGTGCTTTTTACGAAAAGTTTGTTATTGCCTTTGCCTGTTTTTTAATGTTTTTTATTGGAGCTCCCCTCGGTGCTATTATTAGAAAAGGCGGACTTGGGCTTCCAATTGTTTTTGCCGTTTTAATCTTTATTACTTTTCACTTTATCAATACTTTCGGAAAAAGATTATCACAAGAGGGCGGTATGACTCCTTTTATGGGATCATGGATGTCGTCGTTTATTTTATTGCCGTTAGCAGTTCTTTTGACTTATAGAGCAACAAACGACAACGGATTAATTAATTTTGATGCGATTACAACTCCAATTTCACAACTATTTCAGAAAATTTCTGAGCGGTTCTCACCTGCTCAAAAGCAACAATAA
- a CDS encoding outer membrane lipoprotein carrier protein LolA: MKAKIQEINNNSITNMTKRCFQMAVILLLSFTSVQAQDKKAKDLLNEVTSKIKSYNNIVIDFKYSLNNAKENINQDSKGNVTMKGNQYVLNFMGVTKIFDGQKTYTIVPEDEEVTVSKVNEKDDNAITPSKMLTFFNSGYKYNMDIVQNVKGRKIQYIKLVPTTGKDQRKEILLGIDVQTKHIYNLIETGKNGTKTTLTVNSFKTNQPLSKNQFTFVASKYPKYYINKLD; this comes from the coding sequence ATGAAAGCAAAAATTCAAGAAATCAACAACAATTCTATCACAAACATGACCAAAAGATGTTTTCAAATGGCAGTTATATTGCTTTTGAGCTTCACTTCTGTTCAGGCTCAAGATAAAAAAGCTAAAGATTTATTGAACGAAGTAACTTCTAAAATTAAAAGCTACAATAATATTGTTATTGATTTTAAATACTCTTTGAACAATGCCAAAGAAAATATCAATCAAGATAGTAAAGGAAATGTTACCATGAAAGGCAACCAATATGTATTAAATTTCATGGGGGTTACTAAAATTTTTGACGGACAAAAAACATACACTATTGTTCCTGAAGACGAAGAAGTTACAGTTTCTAAAGTGAACGAGAAAGATGATAATGCTATCACTCCTTCAAAAATGCTTACTTTCTTTAATTCTGGCTATAAATACAATATGGATATTGTACAAAACGTAAAAGGAAGAAAAATTCAATACATTAAACTAGTCCCAACTACTGGAAAAGACCAAAGAAAAGAAATTCTTTTAGGCATTGATGTTCAGACAAAACACATCTATAATTTGATTGAAACTGGAAAAAACGGAACAAAAACAACTTTAACCGTTAATTCTTTTAAAACCAATCAGCCTTTATCAAAAAATCAATTTACCTTTGTAGCGAGTAAATATCCGAAATACTACATCAATAAATTAGATTAA
- a CDS encoding DNA translocase FtsK, with amino-acid sequence MAKTSKKETVDKKNDKQEGNKRSFKISKQQKFVLGCLLVLFSIALLVAFISFYVNGQWQNDQSVVDQLGDRTEVAENWLGKFGAFLADLIIYKGFGIASFILVRLFFLTGMFLALELSTQKLKNTWFWDIFAIIVVSILFGFFATSAPELGGTIGYELNLFLQDYIGKTGTLLTLLFGLIVYLIFKIKLSPEKIQSYFDSTKKEFKSELDALKPAVQQPESAYNLEEFAVEEPEKDPDLDDIHIKTVDSQFEINKEALKPTISHSSEIELNPILKPITPKPELPLVSPDEAFVIEKAKEEDIIEENLASRLVADFGLFDPTLDLSNYKFPTIDLLKEYSTGGITINQEELEENKNKIVDTLRNYKIEIAQIKATVGPSVTLYEIVPEAGIRISKIKSLEDDIALSLSALGIRIIAPIPGKGTIGIEVPNKNPTMVSMKSVIGAAKFQEAEMELPIALGKTISNETFVVDLAKMPHLLMAGATGQGKSVGLNAVLTSLLYKKHPAEVKFVLVDPKKVELTLFNKIERHYLAKLPDTEDAIITDNAKVVNTLNSLCVEMDNRYSLLKDAMVRNIKEYNEKFKSRKLNPEAGHRFLPYIVLVVDEFADLIMTAGKEVEIPIARLAQLARAIGIHLIIATQRPSVNVITGLIKANFPARIAFRVTSKIDSRTILDTQGADQLIGRGDLLYTNGNDVVRVQCAFIDTPEVEKITDFIGGQKAYATAYLLPEFVGEESGINLDIDISERDTLFREAAEIIVNAQQGSASLLQRKLKLGYNRAGRLIDQLEAAGIVGPFEGSKARSVNILDLNALDQFFNNEQN; translated from the coding sequence ATGGCAAAAACTAGCAAAAAAGAAACTGTAGATAAAAAAAACGACAAACAAGAAGGAAATAAAAGATCTTTTAAGATATCCAAACAACAAAAATTTGTTTTAGGATGCCTTTTGGTTCTTTTTTCTATTGCACTATTAGTGGCATTTATTTCTTTTTATGTTAATGGACAATGGCAGAATGATCAAAGTGTCGTAGACCAGCTTGGCGACCGTACAGAAGTTGCTGAGAACTGGCTCGGAAAATTTGGAGCTTTTTTAGCAGATTTGATTATTTACAAAGGTTTCGGAATCGCCTCTTTCATTCTTGTACGTTTATTTTTCCTTACTGGAATGTTTTTAGCATTAGAACTTTCTACCCAAAAACTAAAAAATACTTGGTTTTGGGATATTTTTGCTATCATAGTTGTTTCTATTTTATTTGGTTTCTTTGCTACTTCTGCACCAGAATTAGGCGGTACAATTGGTTACGAACTAAATTTATTCCTGCAAGATTATATCGGAAAAACTGGCACTTTACTTACACTGCTTTTTGGGTTAATTGTATATTTGATTTTCAAAATCAAATTATCTCCAGAAAAAATTCAATCGTATTTTGATTCTACTAAAAAAGAATTCAAATCAGAATTAGATGCTTTAAAACCTGCTGTTCAACAGCCAGAAAGCGCTTATAATTTAGAAGAATTTGCCGTTGAAGAACCAGAAAAAGATCCTGATTTAGATGATATTCATATCAAAACTGTCGATTCTCAATTTGAAATCAACAAAGAAGCATTAAAACCAACTATTTCTCATTCTTCAGAAATTGAATTGAATCCGATTTTAAAACCAATTACTCCAAAACCGGAATTACCGCTGGTTTCTCCCGATGAAGCATTTGTAATTGAAAAAGCGAAAGAAGAAGATATTATTGAAGAAAACTTAGCTTCTCGCCTAGTTGCCGATTTTGGATTATTTGACCCAACTTTGGATTTATCCAATTACAAATTCCCAACCATCGATTTATTAAAAGAATATTCGACTGGCGGAATTACAATTAATCAAGAGGAATTAGAAGAAAATAAAAACAAAATTGTAGATACACTTCGTAACTACAAAATTGAAATTGCGCAGATTAAAGCAACCGTTGGACCATCGGTAACTTTATACGAAATTGTACCCGAAGCAGGAATTAGAATTTCTAAAATTAAGAGTTTAGAAGATGATATTGCCTTGTCCTTATCTGCATTAGGAATTCGGATTATTGCGCCAATTCCAGGAAAAGGAACGATTGGTATTGAGGTTCCAAACAAGAATCCAACTATGGTTTCTATGAAAAGTGTTATTGGAGCTGCTAAGTTCCAAGAAGCTGAAATGGAACTGCCAATTGCTTTAGGAAAAACCATTTCGAATGAAACTTTTGTTGTCGATTTAGCCAAAATGCCCCACTTATTGATGGCCGGAGCAACTGGACAAGGGAAATCTGTTGGATTAAATGCGGTTTTAACTTCATTATTATACAAAAAACATCCAGCAGAAGTAAAATTTGTTTTGGTCGATCCGAAAAAAGTAGAGCTTACTCTTTTCAATAAAATAGAAAGACATTATCTAGCCAAACTTCCAGACACAGAAGATGCTATCATTACAGATAATGCAAAAGTTGTAAATACTTTAAATTCACTTTGTGTGGAAATGGACAATCGTTACTCTTTACTAAAAGATGCGATGGTTCGTAATATTAAAGAATACAACGAAAAATTCAAATCCAGAAAATTGAATCCAGAGGCTGGCCACCGATTTTTACCTTACATCGTTCTGGTTGTCGATGAGTTCGCCGATTTGATTATGACAGCAGGAAAAGAAGTCGAAATTCCTATTGCCCGTTTAGCACAATTAGCCCGTGCGATCGGAATTCACTTAATTATTGCAACACAAAGACCATCTGTAAACGTTATTACAGGTTTAATTAAAGCCAATTTCCCAGCGAGAATTGCTTTTAGGGTAACTTCTAAAATTGACTCGCGAACAATTCTTGATACCCAAGGAGCCGATCAGTTAATTGGACGTGGAGATTTATTATATACCAATGGAAATGATGTAGTACGTGTACAATGTGCCTTTATAGATACTCCAGAAGTTGAAAAAATTACAGATTTTATTGGAGGCCAGAAAGCATATGCTACAGCTTATTTGCTTCCTGAGTTTGTTGGAGAAGAAAGTGGCATTAATCTTGATATAGATATTTCTGAAAGAGATACTTTATTTAGAGAAGCGGCAGAGATTATTGTCAATGCACAGCAGGGTTCTGCTTCTTTATTGCAGCGAAAATTAAAATTAGGATACAACAGAGCCGGTCGTTTGATCGATCAACTGGAAGCAGCAGGAATCGTTGGTCCGTTCGAAGGCAGTAAAGCACGCAGTGTAAACATCTTAGATTTAAATGCTCTTGATCAATTTTTTAACAATGAACAAAATTAA
- a CDS encoding diacylglycerol kinase family protein produces the protein MEFQKDNTFVTGRLKSVTYAFKGAVKLIKTEHSVMVQFSLGIIMTIAGFYFHISQTEWLCQTMAIGLVLSVEGLNTAVEKIADFIHPDYSKRIGFIKDIAAGAVFFAAMTAIAIGLIIYIPKFI, from the coding sequence ATGGAGTTTCAAAAAGATAATACTTTTGTTACAGGTCGATTAAAGAGCGTAACTTATGCTTTTAAAGGAGCTGTAAAATTGATTAAAACAGAACACAGCGTTATGGTTCAATTCTCATTGGGAATTATCATGACCATCGCTGGGTTCTATTTTCATATTTCACAAACCGAATGGCTTTGTCAAACAATGGCAATTGGTTTGGTTTTAAGTGTTGAAGGATTAAATACGGCAGTTGAAAAAATTGCCGATTTTATTCATCCCGATTACAGTAAAAGGATCGGTTTTATCAAAGATATTGCTGCAGGGGCGGTATTTTTTGCTGCAATGACTGCAATAGCAATAGGCTTGATTATTTATATTCCAAAATTTATTTAA
- the tpx gene encoding thiol peroxidase gives MASITLGGNPVHTSGELPAVGSQLADFKLVQNDLSVASLSNFAGKKLVLNIFPSVDTGTCAASVRKFNESASGLENTTVLCISRDLPFAQKRFCGAEGLENVVNLSDFKTGDFGKANGLEIVDGPLAGLHSRAIIVVDADGKIVHTEQVAEIANEPNYEAALAAL, from the coding sequence ATGGCATCTATCACATTAGGAGGAAATCCAGTTCATACATCAGGCGAGTTACCAGCAGTTGGATCGCAATTAGCTGACTTCAAATTAGTTCAAAATGACTTATCTGTTGCTTCATTAAGTAACTTCGCTGGTAAAAAATTAGTTTTAAACATTTTTCCAAGTGTTGACACAGGAACTTGTGCTGCATCTGTTAGAAAATTCAACGAAAGTGCAAGCGGATTAGAGAACACTACTGTTTTATGTATTTCTAGAGATTTACCTTTCGCTCAAAAACGTTTTTGTGGTGCTGAAGGTTTAGAAAATGTTGTAAACTTATCTGATTTTAAAACTGGTGATTTTGGAAAAGCAAATGGTTTAGAAATCGTTGACGGACCTTTAGCTGGTTTACATTCAAGAGCAATTATTGTTGTTGATGCTGATGGAAAAATCGTTCACACAGAACAAGTTGCTGAAATTGCAAACGAACCTAATTACGAAGCAGCTTTAGCAGCACTATAA
- a CDS encoding thioredoxin family protein, with translation MLIDLNEDTLADLVAKNEKVVVQYSASWCGNCRIMKPKFKKLATENEAITFVLVDAENSPESRKLANVSNLPTFATFVNGQLVGETQTNKQEVLIDLVNAIA, from the coding sequence ATGTTAATCGACTTAAACGAAGATACGTTAGCAGATTTAGTTGCTAAAAACGAAAAAGTAGTAGTACAATATTCAGCTTCATGGTGTGGAAATTGCCGTATTATGAAACCAAAATTCAAAAAATTAGCAACAGAAAATGAAGCTATCACTTTTGTTTTGGTTGATGCAGAAAACTCTCCAGAATCAAGAAAATTAGCTAATGTGAGCAACCTGCCTACATTTGCAACTTTCGTAAACGGACAATTAGTTGGCGAAACTCAAACCAACAAACAAGAAGTTTTAATCGATTTAGTTAACGCAATTGCTTAA